The segment GCAGCAAGCACAGGTACCCGGGGGCGCGAGGAACTGCGCGACCAGCCCCCACCGGGCCGCGGCCGGACACGCGGCCGAAACCACCAACGGCGCGCCCCGCCCCGGGCGCCATGCTCTCCAGAGGGCAGGGCCCCGCAGCGGGAGGCGACTACGCGTGGCCCAGGTCCGCGTCCGCGTCCTCCGGGGCCGGCTCCTCCTCGTGGAGCGAGAACACGTCCGGCGCGATGGAGTCCAGCACCGGCGGCGCCGGCTGCGGCGGCTTCGGCATGACCGCGGCCTCGGAGTGCCCCCCGCAGCCGTACGACAGGGAGACCACGCGCCCGTCCGCCGGGGAGAACTCGTTGGCACAGATCCCGAAGGCCTGGGACAGGGAGCCCGTGACCGGCACCAGGAACCCGCAGGAGACACAGGACGCGGGGGCCGCCTGGGCCATCGGGGTCTTCGCGCCGAAGGACTCGTCCCAGCGGTCGGCCGCGGTGTGGAGCCCGTAGCGCGAAAGGACCCGGGCCCGCCGCATGCCCAGCTCCTCCGCGAGGGAGGCGATCTCGCCACGGCCGTTGGGAACGGTGTCGGCGGGACGCCGGTCGATCAGCTCGGCGTCCTCCTCCTCCACCCGTTCGGCGAGATCGTGGGAGGTCTCGGCGAGGATCGAGTTCGGCGGCGGCGCGTCCTCGCCGGAGTAGCCGGGCTCCAGCCGCAGATCGTCGGCGTCGGTGGGCAGCAGATCGCCCGGTCCGAGGTCGCCGGGGCGCAGCCGTTCGCTCCAAGGCACCCATTCGGGTGCCAGCAGGGCATCGGGTCCGGGCAGCAGCACGCTCTCGTCGAGGGTGACGACCTTCGCGCGGGAGGCCCGGGCGACGGTCACGGCCCAGCGCCAGCCCCGGTAGCCGGGCTCCTTGCACTCGAAGAAGTGCG is part of the Streptomyces qinzhouensis genome and harbors:
- a CDS encoding DUF3027 domain-containing protein, which produces MSAATTRSRTPDRLCAEAVELARAAAEEAAAPGVVGAHVSLVSDGDRVVTHFFECKEPGYRGWRWAVTVARASRAKVVTLDESVLLPGPDALLAPEWVPWSERLRPGDLGPGDLLPTDADDLRLEPGYSGEDAPPPNSILAETSHDLAERVEEEDAELIDRRPADTVPNGRGEIASLAEELGMRRARVLSRYGLHTAADRWDESFGAKTPMAQAAPASCVSCGFLVPVTGSLSQAFGICANEFSPADGRVVSLSYGCGGHSEAAVMPKPPQPAPPVLDSIAPDVFSLHEEEPAPEDADADLGHA